A single Oncorhynchus nerka isolate Pitt River linkage group LG10, Oner_Uvic_2.0, whole genome shotgun sequence DNA region contains:
- the nccrp1 gene encoding F-box only protein 50, which produces MATNEWKKRCETEWNIKGISMPDGVDWKFVYEAKPFGRNLLRNPAPHGVSQDSPPPERELTEFPPEGPPRSEPEGDYSGWTTSREDLGYDASGVPPGVTICYLPNYSWFTLEQRVDLKAEGVWDELLDGFQPDIVIKDWYEESQLHESIYQLRVRLLGTDGQTVISEYIMSPTEELSEYSHNWKEVSHVFSDYGPGVRYVHFLHRLKNKFMVEFFPTLVTGSTVLIKPSKSSQ; this is translated from the exons ATGGCGACCAATGAATGGAAAAAAAGATGCGAAACAGAGTGGAATATCAAAGGCATTTCGATGCCCGATGGAGTGGATTGGAAGTTCGTCTACGAAGCGAAGCCGTTCGGTCGAAATTTGTTGAGGAATCCTGCGCCTCACG GTGTGAGTCAGGACTCCCCTCCTCCGGAGCGTGAACTGACAGAGTTTCCTCCAGAAGGACCTCCTCGCTCTGAACCAGAGG GTGACTATAGTGGCTGGACCACCAGCAGAGAGGACCTTGGTTATGATGCCAGCGGTGTACCACCAGGGGTCACCATCTGTTACCTGCCTAACTACAG CTGGTTTACCTTGGAGCAAAGAGTGGACCTAAAGGCTGAGGGAGTATGGGACGAGCTGTTGGATGGTTTCCAACCTGACATCGTCATCAAAGACTG GTATGAGGAGAGCCAACTGCACGAGTCCATCTACCAGCTGCGGGTGAGGTTGCTGGGAACAGATGGACAGACGGTCATCTCCGAATACATCATGAGCCCTACTGAGGAGCTTAGTGAATACTCCCACAACTGGAAAGAG GTGTCCCATGTGTTCTCAGACTACGGGCCTGGGGTGAGGTATGTCCATTTCCTCCATAGACTGAAGAACAAGTTCATGGTGGAGTTCTTCCCCACCCTGGTCACAGGAAGTACTGTCCTTATCAAGCCAAGCAAATCCAGCCAATAG